A genomic stretch from Empedobacter stercoris includes:
- a CDS encoding acyltransferase — protein MSGNVILKGKVKPAMVRFGFLGEDNMYWNSEKTLLNIQGTFELSSKNRFANGVIIRVDKNAKLSLEKNVSIGNKSKIICSELITIGEDTSITWECQIIDTNFHYIVDLNDKSVTKLTQPIVIGKNVFIGYRSTISKGVILEDFAIVCSYSLVNKNMELDKYSMYAGIPAKIIKKGYYRAMYNEEREIKQKIANKL, from the coding sequence TTGTCAGGAAATGTAATTTTGAAAGGAAAAGTGAAACCTGCAATGGTTCGTTTTGGTTTTTTAGGCGAAGACAATATGTATTGGAATTCAGAAAAAACTTTATTAAATATCCAAGGAACATTTGAGTTATCATCTAAAAATAGATTTGCAAATGGTGTAATAATTAGAGTTGATAAAAATGCAAAATTAAGTTTAGAAAAAAATGTATCAATTGGTAATAAAAGCAAAATTATCTGTTCAGAATTAATTACGATTGGTGAAGATACAAGTATCACTTGGGAATGTCAAATAATTGATACTAATTTTCATTACATAGTAGATCTTAATGATAAATCTGTTACTAAGTTAACTCAACCTATTGTAATTGGTAAAAATGTATTCATTGGTTATAGATCAACAATTAGTAAGGGAGTAATCTTAGAAGATTTTGCAATTGTTTGTAGTTATTCATTGGTGAATAAAAATATGGAATTAGATAAATACTCTATGTATGCAGGAATACCAGCTAAAATTATAAAAAAAGGATACTATAGAGCTATGTACAACGAGGAAAGAGAGATAAAGCAAAAAATAGCAAATAAATTATGA
- a CDS encoding acyltransferase — protein MLESIKRFLYQSIGCEIGEHTQICSSARIFKNGKIIIGKNVWIGPEAIISSSPGSEVVIEDYCKLGMRTIVVTGFHEITPNGDSIEGKGTSSKIVLKKGCAISTTSIILPGKIVGEMAHVAAGSIVTKDVPPYHRVAGVPAKVIKNLREEKKHVE, from the coding sequence ATGTTAGAATCAATTAAAAGATTCTTATATCAATCCATTGGTTGCGAGATTGGAGAGCATACACAAATTTGTTCCTCAGCAAGAATTTTCAAAAATGGGAAAATTATTATTGGAAAAAATGTATGGATTGGTCCAGAAGCTATTATTTCATCCAGTCCTGGAAGTGAGGTTGTTATAGAAGATTATTGTAAATTAGGTATGAGAACCATTGTAGTAACTGGTTTTCATGAAATTACTCCAAATGGAGATTCAATAGAAGGTAAGGGAACATCAAGTAAAATAGTTTTAAAAAAGGGATGTGCAATATCTACAACATCTATTATTTTACCAGGAAAAATAGTTGGAGAAATGGCACATGTTGCAGCTGGAAGTATTGTAACTAAAGATGTTCCTCCATATCATAGAGTGGCAGGAGTACCTGCAAAAGTGATTAAAAATTTAAGAGAAGAAAAAAAGCATGTGGAATAA
- a CDS encoding oligosaccharide flippase family protein has translation MKIISIYNRLKNNKLIKDSAWSLAGNLVGKGLALLAGILVARILGKDVYGEYGIIRNTILTIGIFSTFGLGYTATKFIAEFKNHKPEKIKIFIKYANQITLVFSGFMAIFLFLFADKVAIDVLKIQDLGYALRLLAILIVFNAITTTQIGMMAGFGKFKELAKINSIIGILTFVFTVGLTYLYKFEGALMALIIVQILNCILNYSVVKKAIPKNIHYETTDKQLFHKTLSFSFPIALQECTYAVASWLSSVLLVRLATVGDLGMYSAAMQWNAIILFIPGILRNVVLSHLSSNVNNASQHTLILNRTIQINFVATLIPCIVVVLFSSLIAKSYGETFDGLAGLIAVAVFSTIFTSVSNVYAQAFTSLGKNWLMFAIRLFRDFLSIIALVILIERFKLNGAWALVYSNIVLSGLFLGIMVVIYKKNRNVRIN, from the coding sequence ATGAAAATTATTTCTATATACAATAGATTAAAAAATAATAAATTAATAAAAGACTCTGCTTGGTCTTTAGCAGGTAATTTAGTAGGTAAAGGGTTAGCTTTATTAGCTGGTATCTTAGTAGCCAGAATTCTAGGGAAGGATGTGTATGGAGAATATGGAATTATTCGAAATACCATACTAACCATTGGTATTTTTTCTACGTTTGGTTTAGGATATACCGCAACGAAATTTATAGCTGAATTTAAAAATCATAAACCAGAAAAAATAAAAATATTCATAAAATATGCAAATCAAATTACATTGGTTTTTAGTGGTTTTATGGCTATTTTTTTATTTTTATTTGCAGACAAGGTAGCTATAGATGTCCTAAAAATTCAAGACTTAGGCTATGCTTTGCGTTTATTGGCTATTTTAATTGTATTTAATGCAATAACAACTACACAAATAGGAATGATGGCTGGCTTTGGTAAATTTAAAGAGTTAGCTAAAATCAATTCTATTATAGGGATATTAACCTTTGTTTTTACAGTAGGCCTTACTTATTTGTATAAGTTCGAAGGGGCTTTGATGGCACTAATTATTGTGCAAATTCTCAATTGTATTCTCAATTATTCAGTGGTTAAAAAAGCAATTCCTAAAAATATACACTACGAAACTACAGATAAACAATTGTTTCATAAAACCCTTAGTTTTTCCTTTCCAATAGCCCTGCAAGAATGCACTTATGCGGTAGCATCATGGTTATCAAGTGTACTTTTAGTGAGGTTGGCAACAGTAGGCGATTTAGGTATGTATTCTGCTGCCATGCAATGGAATGCAATTATTCTTTTTATCCCAGGTATTTTACGCAATGTAGTTTTAAGTCATTTATCATCAAATGTAAATAATGCATCTCAACATACTTTAATTTTAAATCGTACGATTCAAATTAATTTTGTAGCAACCCTAATTCCCTGTATAGTCGTTGTATTGTTTTCTTCATTGATAGCAAAAAGCTATGGAGAAACATTTGATGGGTTAGCAGGATTAATTGCGGTTGCGGTATTTTCTACAATATTTACTAGCGTTAGTAATGTCTATGCCCAAGCCTTTACTTCTTTAGGGAAAAACTGGTTAATGTTTGCGATTCGACTTTTTAGAGACTTTTTGTCAATTATTGCTTTAGTGATTCTGATAGAACGATTTAAACTAAACGGAGCATGGGCTTTAGTATATAGTAACATAGTATTGAGCGGTTTATTTTTAGGAATAATGGTAGTAATATATAAAAAAAATAGAAATGTTAGAATCAATTAA